CAAGATCGCCTTCTCCATAATAGTCTTCATAGTCATTGACAATGGGAATGATAAACTGGCCAGTGAACATCATTCCTTTCCACAGAGAAAATTCCCATGCCGGCGCTGCATTGACCTGTACTTCATAAAGCTGGCTTAAACGCACATTACGGGCTTTGAACTGCGGATACAAAACAATATCGGATTTAAAAGTATGCGGATTGTGAGAAGCCACATCTCTGAGTTGTTGCCAAGACGGCGAAGCAGAGTAAGAGACCTTGAGCACGGACGCCACCACATTTTCGTTAGAGCCTTCATGCCTAAACTCATACCAGATATTTCTGGGGACGCACACTCGCGCCTGGGGTATATTTCGCTTAAGTACATACAATTCGATTAAGCTTCCTGATGGACTCATATTGGCAAGGATATCAAGTGCGTGTGCAATGCCAACGACATGAGACCTATATTGGTTACTTTCGACGCTTGCATAGATATAATCACCTTGGCGGATCACACGAACATTTTCAAACCCATGACCCACCAAAGCCATACAAACACGATTGCTTATCTCCTCAGCATGAAGTTTTTGCGTCCCAATAAAAGAAAGCATAACAACATGGATACAGGCAAGCAGGACGACAAGAGTCAATTGCCTTGTATAAAAGCGCAGAGGAATCAGCCAAATATGGGAGAAACATCCTTGAGCGATGCCCTTCTGAAATATCAAATCAAAACTCATGAACAACGATCCTTTACGTCAATGTCTTCGTGATATAATAAAATCATCCTATGTTGGTGAGTCCACAATAGCGATAACTCAGCCGCCATAAGAAGGAAGAGACATGTTGCTAAAGAAAAACCATCATGAAATGACGGGGGAACTACTATGATGCGGACTTAAAGCCGCAACTTTATAAACTTAAATTATTGATAATGTACAAAAATGAGGAAGTAAGAAAAGGCGACTTTCGACTGAGTCATCGAAAATTAACGCAGGAAGAATAGGTATATAAAAATAGAGATCAACACCTGTTTTTAGCAGCCCATGACAGAA
Above is a window of Chloroherpeton thalassium ATCC 35110 DNA encoding:
- a CDS encoding YjbH domain-containing protein, producing MSFDLIFQKGIAQGCFSHIWLIPLRFYTRQLTLVVLLACIHVVMLSFIGTQKLHAEEISNRVCMALVGHGFENVRVIRQGDYIYASVESNQYRSHVVGIAHALDILANMSPSGSLIELYVLKRNIPQARVCVPRNIWYEFRHEGSNENVVASVLKVSYSASPSWQQLRDVASHNPHTFKSDIVLYPQFKARNVRLSQLYEVQVNAAPAWEFSLWKGMMFTGQFIIPIVNDYEDYYGEGDLARPGFVSISQSFRLLETLFAEVTIGNFNAHRYGGDVKMLWPIISDWLDIQLQAGITGRSWFTQRTWHTTAIRTPTWFLKARHFQPIYNLRFELGFGQFLYGDHAVRADISRYFNQTVIGFYAIRSGGEMNGGFHFAVPLPISSYGYPSLLRIRTPRHFDWEYNAGTEFTLGQYYESRPNENRYIHYWNPLFIKNQLLQLKRSEL